Part of the Mauremys reevesii isolate NIE-2019 linkage group 4, ASM1616193v1, whole genome shotgun sequence genome is shown below.
CACCCTAAACAACTCATCACCTCCTTGGGATTTACAGCCTTTAAATATTTATAGAGATTTATTGTATCCCCCACTTTAGCCATCATTTGGAAAAGTGATACATATTTTGctcctttaatctttcctcaaaacTCAGTCCCATCAGCCTCTTAACTGTTTTTGCTGCCCTACTCTAAATCCTCCACAGCAATTTTTAACGTCATTGCTCAGTGGCTGCAACACCAACTGACCTATGCTTTAAATATTCCCTTGATGGATAAAATAGCTCTCCAAATCGATATCCATATTGATCTGAAAGGTCACTACTGCCAGGGACTCTCCTCAGTCTATTGCTGTAAGGGTCAGTAGCACAAGATGGTCCTTTCTCTCTTTACtctttaaaaatacaaagtgaAAAGGGGTGGATTGAGTGCTTGTGCTACGTTATGGATTGTAATTGCATGCAAAATGTCAAATGCCACATAAAGCTGTTACATAAACCAAGATGAACAGAGGATAACTGTCCTGTAGGGAGATGCTTACAACAATGAAATCCTCTCAAGggccagagagggagggggagttattaaatgttttttttatagATCTTGAAAATCAGCCAGATCCTGAGGCTTGGTTGCTTCAGTTAAAGTTTTAATCAATATTCATGAAATGGTGCCAGACAACCACATTTTCTGACTATTTATTCCAAGCGCAGAGGCTCATTTCTCTGTAACCTGGCTACCGTGGGCTGTGCATCAATAATGTTAATGGGTAGCTGCTAATTAAGCTCTTAAGGGCCACCTGGTGAGAAGAGCTGGATTGCCCCATTATGAGCTGGGGTGATGCATACTTCTCGCCCCTTCCCAAGGTGTGCCTGAGAGCAAACACCATGATGACCCTACCCTACACAAGTGTGGATGTTGCAGGCTAACTGCCTGCTGCTCCTGGCCTCTTGGAGCTGAGGTGATGATTGCCTTTTCTGTTTGTCTTCCCTAGCAGAGTTCCAGCAGCTTGGAGTCGAATGTTTTTATGACAATGGCCAGCTCGTGGCCTGGGCAGACATTGTGTTTCTTTGTTGCCTCCCATCTCATCTACAGCACATCTGCTCAGGAATTCGTGCTGCTCTCCGGGAACCCTGCATTGTGTACAGCCTGGTCACTGCTGTCCCGCTGCCCAGGTAGTATTGATTGCACCAGTGCTTGTTTGACAGCCCAGCACACTAAATCCCCTGATTTGTCTGCACATCAGGCAAGTACAGTGCCAGCACTGCCAATGTGCCTGACCTGGCATGGGGGctgcagtgttgccagctcttatGATTTTATTACAAGTCTCACAATATCtggtggttttcttaaagccccagcctCAGGAGTCACATGAATacatgagaatttcagcttttatttttaaaaaacataagtttctagctctcatggttgaGGAGATAAGCTTGAAACATTTTTTGAATGCACCCTAAAGGGTCAAAATCCAGAAGGCCAGAAATAAAAAGTAGTATTATAAAAGTGAAGTATTATATAAAAcaaattcatgattttttaaaattaacttcaGTGCTGAGACCCACAATCTCATTTTACACAGGCTGCTAAACAGCCGTTTCATGAGAACACCCTTCAGTAACTACTGAGATGGGCTGGATTTAAACCAGGACCGTAGCAGTGAAAAGCGAATGTCCTATTACTGACCTCCAGAGCCACCCAGTCCTTCTCTTGGGCTTCTATTATTCTGCAGAATATGGAAGTTACTTTACCAAAGTCGGGAGGGATTAAGGGCCAAATCCTAGTTGGTGGAAATTCTATCAATATCGGACCAGGATGTAGCACAGACTCACTTCTTCCCttccttcaaaaaacaaaacaaaactgctaAAGTTCTGTGAAATGTCCCCGCTCTAACATGCTCAGAGTAGAATCCTAGCAGCAATGAGTCAGCCTCCTCTGACTAGGGTATTTGGTGCCCTGCACTTTACTGCATGTGGTTCTTTCAGACAGGAGCTTAAACATTTAAGGTCCCATCTGCTGGGTGGGTATTGACCATCCCTGGCACTTACCCTAAGAGCAGAGATTTGCCTTTGTGTCTGGCTATAACATTTACCCTTATCCCAGCATGTTGTGCAGTGCAATGGCTGGTTGCTTTCTttgcaccccagaggtggctgcatttcagtgatgctgTAAACATAGAGTTTGGAATGAATGGTGTTATAGAAATATACTTTTATTCTCGTTTGGTGTGCCACTCTCTGGGCACTTGATACCTCTCTGAGTTATTTGACTGACTTTGCTTTCAGGTTGAAGCAACTCCTTTCCTACAGTGCCATCCTGAGGCCACAGTACCAATGCACTAGCAGGAACTTAGGAACTTTGTGGGGAACAAATGGGACAATCATAGCTGCACTCCAAGACCCTATTGTTATCCAGGCTACCTGTCCCTGTAGCCCCAAAGGTAAATGTATTTCTCCTCACTTTGCAGGTGTTTTCCTGTGGAGTTAGAAACAATGTCTTTGCTTGACATTCACACTATTCTGAGCCTGTCCTAGCCCCAGTAAGACTCATAAACAGGGCTGGGTATGGAGTAATAGCTAGTCAGTTTCTATCTCACCTGAGCAGCACTGAATGAGAATAATGGTTTGGAAACGCAGAATATGGAAGAAAAATCTCCCAACAAAAATGCTGGCAGTGGTGTCACTGGGTAgataaaactagactggacaaaacgCAGAATTAATATCTAGTGGGGACCAATCCTGCATGGCCAAAGGGATGGAGTAAGTGACCCCCaaagatcttttccatctctgacttGTCTGAATTTTGTTAGTTTGCAGGTGCTTCAGTGCCTCACTATTACAGTCAGGACAATTACTGTGGAGAAGAACTTCTCCCATCTCTTCCATGGTTTCACCTGGATATGGTATTCATCTtaacttcctgtcctaaactgttagCCATCGTTTTCCACCACAGGGACAGCTGCAGTGGGAGAGTGGTCCCTTTATACACAGCTTATTTCAGCACAAAGTGCTTTACATGCTAGACGGGTATAAGCTAGTATATTATTACTACTTACTGGattagagcctctcctccctggcCTGTGAATAAGCACACTGCAGTGCTGTTGCCACGTCGACCCCTCTCAATAGGGAACAAGAGAGGAAGAGACATTAAAAAATCTCTATTTCCTTCACATCAGTATGTGTAGTGGTAACGGACAACATTTGTTCTCTGATTGTTGTGCAGAAAGAATTGCTGTCACTGGCAAGTGGTTGGAGGCCGTTTTCTATGCAGCCCTGAACAGCTGTATGTGGCGGCACCTGCCCCACCAGCGCGCACTGAAGTTACTGAATGACGTATGTTTCCCTGAGCACTGCCCCATCTGTGCAGAGCAGAAGACCTCCTGCCCACGGTTTGTGTGTGGGAACTTTGTCAACCAAACGTTTGTCTCCTCCCTGACTCAAGAGGAGTAAGTAAAGTGCTAAACTTCAAATGTTTCTACTTGGCCATCCTCCCTGAACCTTTGCCACATCCCAAGATTTGAAGCTAGGAGTCTTCCTATTGCAGAGGAAGAATATGGTACACACCCTCCTCACTTCATGTCATTCACCAGTGAGTGCTGGGTCAATTTTCAAAAGCGCTGAagtctcattgattttaatgagacTTGGCCCCCAAGTTCctaagtcattttttaaaatgggactttggtgcttttgaaaatgttaccctgtgTGATAAGGGATGGACAATCCAAAGTCCAATATACTGGCAGTTCTCAAGCAGCCTGATATCCATCCATTGAATACCTCAGTATCTCACTCTGAGCCCCTAGCCCCTCTACTCCAGTTTTTAGAGATAAGAATTTACTCAGTGGGGATATGTAGGACCTATTCCAGTTGTGCAGCTTGGTGTAAAACAACAGAACACAGGAATGTCCATACTGGACAGCCCAGACCAGTGGGCCTTCTAGTCCACTATCTtgtctttgacagtggccaataccaaaTACCTGAGAGAAAGTTCAAGAATAGTCTCAATTTTTCACTGTGAGTTATCTGTCcatagggaaagtttctttctaaCCCCTCATTCAGTGCTTGGGATCTGCTCTGAAGCAGGCAGGCTTATATCCCTTCCTTTaaataaatgagagagagagagagggaaaaaacaaaattattttattattatttatattatattattacatCTAATGTACCTGGGGCTGTTCTTAGCCATCTAAATGTCCAATCCTGTTTTTAATCCTATGATGCTCTTGGCATAGGGTGCTATTTTGTGGCAGTGAGTCCTACAGGTTAAGTATgcatcatattaaaaaaaaatccttttctggATTTGAAATTTGTGACTTTCCAATTTCATTAAATGTTGCCTTGTTCGTATGTGAGAGGACATGATTCACCATCTCTAGGCTGTTCaatattttatatacctctatcatgtcccttctTATTGCTCTTGTGGCTAAACCAGACAGTCCCCATATTATCAATCTCTTTTTACACAGAAATCTGTCCAAGCCTTTCAGTCTTTCATTGCTTATCTTTGAAACCCCTTCTAGTTCGGCTATATTTTCTCCTTTCGATGGAGAGACCAGAACTGAACAGAGTATTCTGGGTGAGGGCGTATCATTCATTTATTACAATGTCGTTATAAAACTGGCATTAAATATTGTCAACATTATTTTCCATTCCATTATTTATTGATCATATATTTGTACTCTGTTTCCTGCCTCTTCACCACTGTCTGATCCATGACAGCCGAGTCATCCATATCTACAGTTTTGTGATACGAGTCATCCATATCTACATCTTTGAAGTGTGGTTCATTTGTCTGTAATTCCTAAGATCCATCCCCAGTACATAGTTGTCATTGGGTTGTGAATGAAAATGATGAACAATGTTCCTTTATCCTTTTCAAGCAGCCAGACTCAGAGTTAGAGAAGAGAATGGGGtgtcaggagacctaggttcattTTTTCTGTCACAGACATCCTGTAtgaacttgggatgccacttcctttttctgtctcagtttcccatctgtaaaaaaagAAGTTAATCCTCACCTAGttcatgggggggaggagggtgtgaggCTTTATTTATTTGTAGCTTTTTGTAAGGTCTGAAAACTGTTTTTTACCCCCCCAGGGCAGATGCAGTGGCAAGGCTAGTTTCCTTCTCACTCCCAGTGTGCCTTTGAGGGACAAGTActaggagggagaggggagttcagtctccagggcccACTCAGTGCTTGACCTCTCTGCAGAGACTGCCAAAAAGGGGGCTAATTTGTCAGGTGTTTTTTCTTATGTGGTCACCTGTCCAGAACAAACAGGGTACCATCTGGTTACGGGCAGCCCTCTTTATCATCTTGATAGTGGATGGATGCACTTGATGTCTCCAGATCATGTTGCCATGATAGAGTGGCTACATCACTTACCTGACATCTGATTGTTTATGCCGTCAAAAGCCACATGCCAGAAGATCTGTCCACTAAGAACCAATTTGAGATTCCAGCACATTTCATATAGGGCACTGACCAGTTGTTGGATGGTGTGCCACTTCCTGGTGGTATCCACAGTTCTGAGGCACCTCTCTATCACCTGCCCTTAGTCAGTGTGAGGAAGCCATAGGCCAGTCCTCAACTCCATGGGCAATGCAAATACTTCCCTCCTAGGCCTTGCAGGCCCCACTGTCACTCTGCAGGTTAGTGATTGGGACACACCAGCCCTCAAGCCCTCGGAATGTttccctggagtgtccagcctGTTTCACTGGACATTTGCAGCATTCACAGATTGgctgcttccaaagaaacagtaCAACCCAGCTTATCAGTTCCACCTCAGATCATGGCTCTGCTTAACATGCAGCACTTGTACTTGATTTCACTATAAGCAAATCTCACTTTATTTAACAAAACATAGAGATTCGAGTAATAACAAGTAGAAATATTGAAAacggttacatataaaataaaattttaacatGCATTCTAGAGATAATTAGCAAGATATTCTCATGTCTTATAGAATGTTGCTTGTTGCTTACCCCAAAATCCttctcacagtgctttacagccaggctggctgtgaCCCCCCTTTTCATAAGATAAAAACGCTGTTAGCATGCCTTCTACATGAAGAAACCTGTGTGTCTCTTTGCTCCCACAAGAGATATCAGTCTCATGCTTTGTCTTCATTCATAAACAAGACACCCTCCCGCTCTTTTTTTTtcctatagattttttttttctttctctctctcttatgcGGCAGGTATCTCAGTATGGCCGGACATAGAGAAAAACATCTATTATCTGCTGCCTGGAAGGAACATGTCAGAGGTTTCtcacctcctggtgacctgccttaattcccaaacctgactaacataattttcagtatagatacataactccttaaatattatctgtacatacatttcacaatgattatgtTGACCAGTGGGCTACCGGCTCTTGGTAGAGACCTCGTATGCCACCCTTTGGTGAACCCTTCTTGTGTATTATGCAGTTATCCACTCCAAGGAACCCTTGTAAAACCTTGTGTACTCCTGTGCCCTCCATCAGCGGGTGCCAAGAGATCCCTGGGTCACATGTGATAATGCTTTTGGTCACCACCAGTGAAGGCTTGATTTGAACTGAGTACTAGAGAACTCATTACCAATTCTTGAGCCATTCCTCCCTACTAATTCTGTTTTCTGCATTATTGTTTGATTAGTTGTAATGCAGTATCATCCAGAGGCCCCTATCAGGATCAGGGCCGCATTGTGATGGACATAGTACAAACATATATAGAAATAGCCGGAGGGTCATGCTGGAGTGGACTGTTCTTATGGATAGTGCAGAAGATCCAATGGCAAGGCACTGACACTCTTGCTTTGAGGCTGATCTGATGGATATGTTTGTTTATGGGTATGAAGTAGGCCCATTAAATCCAGTTTGTGCAAAATCATCCCATTAATACTACAGTGAGTTTTGCTCATTGTGGGCAATTTGTCCAAAGAATACAAGGTTCTGAATCACGTTGCTTTCTCAATGGGCTAAGACAGTGGACTTAGACCAAAGAAAGCCATCTTGTTAAATCACAGGTATGGAACTGATAGCTGTTGCCCATAAATAATACAGCCTGTTTTCTCTTCCCAGCACCTTCCCCTGGTTTGACCTGACAACTGTACAAATGAAGGAGTCTCCCTTCAGTCAGCTCCTAGCAAGGAGTGTGCTTCTCCAGAACCATCTTACTTTGTTGTACTGTACCTCCTTTGGAGTTTTGCTTGCAAAGAGTGGAGGGATGGCCAGCAGTGGCCTCTGGCAGCAGAATATCTTCTCTTTCTGCTGCAGCAGATCCCAGTATGGTGCTGGATCATGAGTCAATGTCCACCCACAACTGCTATTGATGTGACTTGGAAAGAAGACCCAGGGGATGTTCCTAACACTGATTCTGAAGCTTCATACAGTATAACCACGGTGTGATTCCAAAACCTCCAGGGATGGAACTGCTTTGCTAAAGTTTAATGCTGAAGAGAACTGTGGCAGAGATTAAGACCCCTTTCCTACCAGTTCCCATTGTAGGATCCATATGGTTGTGTGTGGTGGAGGAATGTACTGTGAGGACTTGTCCTGCAGTGGAAAGGAAAAAGCTGGAATGGCATGTAAACCTTTACCTGACCATCACCCACAGCACAAACCAACTACAAAGTAGTAGGCAAATTAAACAGTGAAATCAAATAGCATTCCTGACTCATAATTCTGACATACTGGCAAGCTGCCCAACTTGTATCCATTGtaatggggcaaggccagatggctatagaaaagtagtggaagacagatatattagccccaggctaaacaaatccctgttactaGGATAAATAAatagcagctgctccaggtcagttaagacacctggggccaattaagatctttccagaaggcagggaagatagctaggttgattgggacacctgaagccaattaggggctggctgaaactagctAAAAGCCTCCCATTCAGTAAGTTAGGCACGTGTGtcaggagctgtaggaggaagCCATGCTGTTGGAGGAACTAAGCATTTCAAATCCATATCAggtgcaaggaaggaggccctgagataacagggaaggagatattgagtgggggctgctgtggggaagtagcccagggaattgtacacatcctatttccaaaaagtcagctaccatagctgctactacagtaactcttcacttaaagtcatcccagttaatgttgttacattgctgattagggaacatgctcgtttaaagttgtgtaatgctcccttttAATGTCACAGACGCCTGCTTTGtcctgcttgcaggaagagcagcccgttgcagcaaGCTgttgggggcttggaaccaggatgaactggcagccccctatcagctcccttgTTTCccgtgcagcagctgcctgcagttcagctgtgtccctccccccactcccatgtgCTGCTCCGAGACTCTTGCTTGCtatgcaggggggagggaagaaagaggggggctaatgtcagggtgtcccccttccccctgcaccctgcttaccccatcttccattgAGCAgtggggacagaccaggactcgggatggagggagcttgcagcagctgcctatcagcaagctgatctaattaacaaggcagtgtacttaagggaaatgcacatatctccttccattcctgctgccttgtgtagagagagttaacccttgagggctcagccaattgctagttcatcatttagcagtaagggaaatatcccaccctctgactcctccacctcaaccaagcttcacaatcatcatcactgtgtaccagtattgtttgtttaaaacttagagagtgagtgtgtgtgtaaaaataaataaaatgtcttttgtctggtgaaaaaatttccctggaacctaaccccctcatttacattaattcttatggggaaactggattcacttaacatcgttttgcttaaaattgcatttttcaggaacataactacaacgttaagtgaggagttactgtattagggtccctgggctggagcccggagtagagggcaggcctgggctcccccttcccaattaatcactgagactgggaaacaacagagactgtgtgaggaagggtttctcctcctcacctcccttgctggcttatgatgaaaatggctcagtaggctgtgttccttgcctctagagagagaagggctatgtggggGGTCACAGTGAGACTCTGAGGCTAGTGAAATCTGCCAGGAAGTGCCGGACCTActgagacaaggacagagctttgtcacaccaTCTGCAGTCTTGCCTACCTTGTGGCCACATAAAGGTCTTGGTAACACCCTCACAGAACATGAGTTGGCTACTGCTAAAATCTTTGGGGTCTCCCACTTTTACATGTGGTAGCTCTGAGTCCTCTCTCTTGGAAAGGGTCACTGTTCAACAAAGTACTGGAGTCAGTGAGCCAACAAGCATGGCTGCTACTGAACAGTCCTGGAACCTAACAGTGATGACTGTCTGTCCCAGAGCGAGATAAGGAAAAAGTGGGAATTTGCGCTGCTTGCTCTTTAAATGTTTAGAGTAACACTGCAGATTCCACCAATCAGtgcatgtttttgtttatttctaaGAGTTTGTTTTGGTTTCCTATTAAACCTGCTTGCCTGGGAAGTTAGCACGCTGCCAGATAACTGCTTTATTTCAATCCAAGCTCAATTATTAAAATGGCATTTTGTCCTAAGACCTCAATTCAGAGTGTCGGGCACATTCGTTTTCTGTAGCATGTTTTCAGACAGGTAAGCAGGAGAGCAGCCTTACAGCGGCTGCAGTCCCACCACATTGGGTTTTGAACTAATAAGATCTCACACGCTAAAGAGGATTGTGCCTGTTCGGTATTTGGACTGGGGAATCAAGGaaatccctgctgctgctgcagaaaaTGATAGTGATGATTCGGTAGGAAGCATTTTTTCCTTTCAGTCAGGATTGAACCATCACTTAATCATAGTGCCAGGAGGTGCCTTGCTGCTGAAAGTGCTGATGAGACCTAAAAGTGTAGGATGAGATGTAAAACCAAAACCCTAACCATGTAAAAGATTGCATGATACTTCTCTCAATGAGGAAAGGGATTCCTGCATTATatagtttgtaaagcaccttgagatCCTTTACAACATAAGGCACTAGATCGTAAGACAATTATTATATACATCACTTAACTCTTTAAACTTAT
Proteins encoded:
- the NOXRED1 gene encoding NADP-dependent oxidoreductase domain-containing protein 1, whose translation is MSDIMVNLKSFQSEHAVEESEQPLLCLRSRCKGMMVNACAHAVFFCKLLHTLRQKESGKVSLIASQESMGEGLKVGIIGGGHIGKQLARALLELSGILAQNIHISTRRPETLSEFQQLGVECFYDNGQLVAWADIVFLCCLPSHLQHICSGIRAALREPCIVYSLVTAVPLPRLKQLLSYSAILRPQYQCTSRNLGTLWGTNGTIIAALQDPIVIQATCPCSPKERIAVTGKWLEAVFYAALNSCMWRHLPHQRALKLLNDVCFPEHCPICAEQKTSCPRFVCGNFVNQTFVSSLTQEDTFPWFDLTTVQMKESPFSQLLARSVLLQNHLTLLYCTSFGVLLAKSGGMASSGLWQQNIFSFCCSRSQYGAGS